The sequence below is a genomic window from Tenacibaculum tangerinum.
ACATGGCATGTACTTGCGGTATGGTAACGTGACTTTCATCAATTACCATTAGGTAGTCTTCAGGAAAGTAATCTAACAAGCAGAAAGGTCGTGTACCCGCTTCTCGTCCGTCTAAATAACGAGAATAGTTTTCAATTCCTGAGCAGTATCCTAATTCCCGAATCATTTCTAAATCGAATTCGGTCCGTTCTTGCAAGCGTTTTGCTTCTAAATGCTTTCCGATTTCCTTAAAATAAGCTACTTGTTTTACCATATCATCCTGAATTTGATGTATGGCATTTTGTAAGATATCAGGAGAGGTTACAAATAGGTTAGCAGGATAAATATTGAGTTTTTTTAACCGCGCAATCACTTCGTTAGTTTCAATATCGAAAGTTTCAATTTCTTCGATTTCATCTCCAAAAAAATGAATTCTATAGCCATTTTCTCCATAAGAAGGATAGATGGTAACGACATCTCCTTTTACTTTAAAGGTACCGCTTTTTATCTCTACTTCGGTACGTGCATATAAACTAGTTACTAATCGGTGTAAAAATTTTGTGCGAGAAATTTGCTGGTCGACTTCAATGGTAATGACATTCTTTTTGAATTCTGTTGGATTTCCAATACCGTATAAACACGAAACTGAGGCGACTACTAACACGTCTCTACGTCCTGAAAGTAGGGAAGAGGAGGTGCTAATTCGTAAGCGTTCTATTTCATCGTTGATAGATAAATCTTTTTCAATATACGTTCCAGTAACAGGAATATAGGCTTCGGGTTGATAGTAGTCATAGTACGAAACAAAATACTCCACAGCATTATTAGGAAAGAACTGTTTGAACTCAGAATACAATTGAGCAGCCAGCGTTTTGTTATGTGCCAGCACTAAGGTTGGACGGTTGACTTCAGCTACTACATTGGCTACTGAAAACGTTTTACCAGAACCAGTAACTCCTAATAGGGTTTGGTATCTTTCGTCGGTTAGAATTCCGTTTGAAAGTTGTTTAATGGCTTGGGGTTGATCGCCAGTAGGTTTAAATTCAGAGTGTAATTCAAAGTTCATTCAACAAAAATACGCATAGTTATTTAGGTAATGAATTTTA
It includes:
- the uvrB gene encoding excinuclease ABC subunit UvrB; the protein is MNFELHSEFKPTGDQPQAIKQLSNGILTDERYQTLLGVTGSGKTFSVANVVAEVNRPTLVLAHNKTLAAQLYSEFKQFFPNNAVEYFVSYYDYYQPEAYIPVTGTYIEKDLSINDEIERLRISTSSSLLSGRRDVLVVASVSCLYGIGNPTEFKKNVITIEVDQQISRTKFLHRLVTSLYARTEVEIKSGTFKVKGDVVTIYPSYGENGYRIHFFGDEIEEIETFDIETNEVIARLKKLNIYPANLFVTSPDILQNAIHQIQDDMVKQVAYFKEIGKHLEAKRLQERTEFDLEMIRELGYCSGIENYSRYLDGREAGTRPFCLLDYFPEDYLMVIDESHVTIPQVHAMYGGDRSRKENLVEYGFRLPAAMDNRPLKFEEFEALQNQVIYVSATPADYELQKTEGLFVEQVIRPTGLLDPEIEVRPSLNQIDDLIEEIQIRVEKDERTLVTTLTKRMAEELAKYLTRIQVRCRYIHSDVDTLERVEIMQDLRKGLFDVLIGVNLLREGLDLPEVSLVAILDADKEGFLRSHRSLTQTVGRAARNVHGKAIMYADKITNSMQLTIDETNRRREKQIQYNTAHGITPKQINKKIDNTLSKNAITSYHYDNATQKAAEQDLEYLPKQEIEKRIRTKRKQMEEAAKALDFLVAAQLRDEIEVLKGNL